The Engraulis encrasicolus isolate BLACKSEA-1 chromosome 4, IST_EnEncr_1.0, whole genome shotgun sequence genome includes a window with the following:
- the LOC134448124 gene encoding von Willebrand factor A domain-containing protein 5A-like — protein sequence PAVPLKSVEVDVQVQGHVATVSSSLLYLNQEERPMEAVFVFPLPAECALCHFSAKLGDVEVVAKLQDKQRALEEYDDALSSGKPAFLLEEKEQGSNVFQLTVGSLPPGQSAAITLVYISELAMQADDALRFCLPTVFNPLYTPQASHTTVTPMKQLLCASFIPCHFVSSFSDMDQSPMVATITSMPVDGVPYTLAVRAQVSSPQRISKVESNCSLEPLEYLNSDQTEAKVSLSSGYKFDRDVELLFYYQDAHKSTAIVEAGQESAEPGNAVLKDNFCSLMRDPVVMLSCYPELPASETGEFIFVMVRSCSMDSKMHSGKDAKKRIDSAKDTLLLLLKSLPMGCYFNIYGFGTNFEHIFPKSVEYNQETLDEALAKVKGMRANMGGTEILPPMEHIYSLPCVPNHPRQLFIFTDGEVGIGNTKVALNLVKADVNPTRCFSFGIGEGASTAFITGVAKEGSGHAQFITGKDRMQPKVMQSLRYALHPTAKDISVDWNLPDGVSVSTLSPLPTFLFHGHRALLYAQLKGEVSKKKKNYKTFYLKVPFKTLKATAQSEAIIKQDA from the exons CCTGCAGTTCCCCTGAAGAGTGTGGAGGTGGACGTGCAGGTGCAGGGCCATGTGGCTACCGTGTCCTCCAGTCTGCTGTACTTGAACCAAGAAGAGCGCCCCATGGAGGCGGTGTTTGTCTTCCCGCTGCCCGCAGAATGTGCCCTCTGCCACTTCAGTGCCAAATTAGGAGACGTGGAGGTGGTGGCAAAGTTGCAGGACAAACAGAGG GCACTCGAGGAGTATGACGATGCACTGAGCTCAGGCAAGCCGGCCTTCCTgctggaggagaaggagcagggctCAAACGTCTTCCAGCTGACTGTGGGCAGCCTGCCTCCGGGACAGAGTGCCGCCATCACGCTGGTCTACATCTCCGAGCTGGCCATGCAAGCTGACGATGCCCTGCGCTTCTGCCTGCCTACTGTGTTCAACCCCCTTTACACGCCACAGG cttctcatactactgttactcCGATGAagcagttactttgtgccag TTTCATACCGTGTCATTTTGTGTCATCGTTTTCAGACATGGACCAGAGTCCAATGGTGGCCACTATAACATCAATGCCGGTCGATGGCGTTCCTTACACTTTGGCTGTGAGGGCTCAGGTGTCCTCCCCCCAGCGCATCTCTAAAGTGGAGTCCAACTGCTCTCTGGAGCCACTGGAGTATCTCAACTCAGATCAAACAGAGGCCAAG GTGAGTTTGTCCTCGGGGTACAAGTTTGATCGGGACGTGGAGCTGCTCTTCTATTACCAAGACGCTCACAAGTCTACAGCCATCGTGGAGGCTGGACAGGAGAGTGCAGAACCAGGTAATGCggtcttaaaggataacttct GCTCACTTATGCGTGATCCCGTTGTTATGCTCAGCTGCTACCCAGAATTGCCAGCTTCAGAGACTGGGGAGTTTATTTTTGTGATGGTCCGCTCGTGCAGTATGGACAGCAAGATGCACTCTGGAAAAGATGCCAAGAAGCGCATAGACAGTGCTAAG GACACCCTTCTCTTGCTCCTCAAAAGCCTACCTATGGGCTGCTACTTCAACATCTATGGCTTTGGCACCAACTTTGAACATATATTCCC GAAGAGTGTTGAGTACAACCAGGAGACACTGGATGAAGCTCTTGCCAAAGTGAAGGGGATGAGGGCGAATATGGGAGGCACTGAGATCCTGCCGCCAATGGAACACATCTACAGCCTGCCCTGTGTTCCCAACCACCCCAGACAG cTCTTCATTTTCACTGATGGAGAGGTGGGAATTGGAAACACAAAGGTCGCATTGAACCTGGTAAAAGCTGATGTAAATCCTACCCG atGCTTCTCTTTTGGTATCGGTGAGGGTGCCAGCACTGCTTTCATCACCGGCGTGGCCAAGGAGGGTTCTGGGCATGCTCAGTTCATCACTGGAAAAGACCGCATGCAACCCAAG GTGATGCAGTCTCTCCGCTATGCACTGCATCCGACAGCGAAGGACATCTCGGTGGACTGGAACCTTCCCGATGGCGTGTCAGTCTCCACTTTGTCCCCTCTACCCACATTTCTCTTCCACGGCCACAGGGCCCTTCTGTATGCTCAGCTCAAAGGAGaggtgagtaaaaaaaaaaaaaattacaagacattttatttaaaagtgcctttcaaaacactcaaagcCACTGCACAGAGCGAAGCAATAATAAAACAAGACGCATAa